A single window of Sporosarcina sp. FSL W7-1349 DNA harbors:
- a CDS encoding class I SAM-dependent methyltransferase: MENNVFEEMAKRYDTEERMELANVIVQEVRSELQNSQSCSLIDYGSGTGLVSLELSDLVDSVLLVDSSKQMLGVANAKISLKGITNFKVLHSDFTQETPDLQADIVLLSLVLLHIPDTTKILQQLFNILNEGGKLIIIDFDKNEKIYHPKVHNGFSQAELKERLAEVGFESIEIKTFHHGNRIFMNQDASMFLSRAVKKREKRDG; this comes from the coding sequence ATGGAAAACAACGTTTTTGAAGAGATGGCAAAAAGATACGATACGGAAGAAAGAATGGAATTAGCAAATGTTATAGTGCAGGAAGTAAGATCAGAACTGCAAAACAGTCAATCATGTTCTCTAATCGACTATGGGAGTGGGACGGGTCTCGTTAGTTTAGAACTATCGGATTTAGTGGATTCTGTTTTACTGGTGGATTCATCAAAGCAAATGTTAGGTGTTGCGAACGCTAAAATTTCTCTCAAAGGAATTACTAACTTCAAAGTGCTTCATTCAGATTTTACTCAAGAAACTCCGGATCTTCAGGCAGACATCGTGTTACTGTCACTCGTCCTTCTACATATTCCGGATACTACAAAAATTTTACAACAACTATTCAACATTTTAAATGAGGGCGGCAAGCTCATTATTATTGATTTCGACAAAAACGAGAAAATATATCATCCGAAAGTGCATAACGGTTTTTCGCAGGCAGAACTGAAAGAAAGATTAGCCGAAGTTGGGTTTGAATCCATCGAAATTAAAACATTCCATCATGGGAATCGTATTTTTATGAATCAAGATGCCTCCATGTTTCTATCAAGGGCTGTTAAAAAGAGAGAAAAAAGGGACGGATGA
- the dacB gene encoding D-alanyl-D-alanine carboxypeptidase/D-alanyl-D-alanine endopeptidase — translation MTRRKLTIAILSLFLLISSQVLPLTAEAATSYGELEKSMNQLLSDSRLKNSMSSIVIRKASTGEIVYQYQADRGITPASNQKLLAAAAALETLGEDYRFRTDVLTDGTVTNGILRGNVYLRGMGDPTLMKKDLDLFASRLASQGIKRIEGNLVGDDSFFDTVRLSPSVTKNQETYSFAAQVSALTLSPDRDYDAGSIIVEAKPTRRGQKAKVTLAPATKFVNIVNQSKTVAKGNSNTLRIYRKHGTNTIYITGNAPIGSSGRKEWVAVSNPTAYTLHEFKQSLTAKGIRLVNSSNMRGKVPASAQLLTHRDSMALKDLLVPFMKLSNNTHAEMLAKTMGREVYGEGSWDAGLKVMREFVEASGLDRAQWKIEDASGLSSANKVSAAQVSGLLHVVRSKPWYRTFVQALPVAGANERFVGGTLRNRMKTAPAKGNIIAKTGSLTNVNALSGYAETRGGETLIFSILTQGQKTSTVPVIDRMAAAIANTK, via the coding sequence GTGACCCGACGTAAACTCACCATTGCAATCTTGTCTCTTTTCCTACTCATTTCGTCGCAAGTTTTACCACTGACTGCTGAAGCAGCCACCTCGTATGGAGAATTGGAAAAATCGATGAATCAGCTCCTGTCGGATTCGCGTCTAAAGAATTCAATGAGCAGCATCGTCATCCGAAAAGCATCCACCGGGGAAATCGTATATCAATATCAAGCGGACAGGGGAATCACACCGGCTTCGAACCAAAAGCTCCTCGCCGCAGCAGCCGCGCTGGAGACGCTGGGTGAAGACTATCGGTTCCGGACCGACGTGCTGACCGACGGGACTGTCACGAACGGGATCCTCCGCGGAAACGTCTATTTACGAGGCATGGGCGACCCGACTTTAATGAAAAAGGATCTTGATTTATTTGCTTCCCGACTGGCCAGTCAAGGCATCAAGCGGATCGAAGGGAATCTAGTAGGGGATGACAGCTTTTTCGATACGGTCCGGCTATCGCCAAGTGTCACGAAAAATCAGGAGACGTACTCCTTTGCAGCACAAGTGTCCGCCTTAACTCTATCGCCCGATCGCGATTATGATGCCGGCTCCATCATCGTCGAGGCCAAGCCTACGCGGCGCGGGCAGAAAGCCAAAGTCACCTTAGCGCCGGCGACCAAATTCGTCAATATCGTTAATCAATCGAAGACAGTGGCGAAAGGCAATTCCAATACATTGCGGATTTATCGCAAACATGGCACGAACACGATTTACATCACGGGCAATGCCCCGATTGGTTCAAGCGGCAGAAAAGAGTGGGTCGCTGTATCCAATCCGACGGCCTATACTTTGCACGAATTCAAACAATCATTGACAGCAAAAGGGATCCGCCTTGTCAACTCGTCCAACATGCGCGGAAAAGTTCCTGCGTCAGCGCAGTTGCTGACCCACCGGGATTCCATGGCACTCAAGGATCTGCTAGTGCCTTTTATGAAGTTGAGCAATAATACGCATGCCGAAATGCTGGCAAAAACAATGGGCAGGGAAGTGTATGGGGAAGGCAGTTGGGACGCGGGCCTGAAAGTGATGCGCGAATTTGTGGAAGCGAGCGGCCTGGATCGTGCGCAATGGAAGATCGAGGATGCCTCCGGACTCTCTTCGGCGAATAAAGTATCCGCTGCCCAGGTTTCCGGGCTGCTTCATGTCGTCCGTTCGAAACCTTGGTATCGCACCTTCGTCCAGGCATTGCCCGTTGCGGGGGCCAATGAACGCTTCGTAGGCGGCACATTGCGCAACCGGATGAAAACGGCACCCGCGAAAGGGAATATCATTGCCAAAACAGGCAGTCTGACAAATGTCAACGCGCTATCCGGTTATGCAGAAACGAGAGGCGGGGAAACACTGATCTTCAGCATTCTGACACAAGGTCAGAAAACGAGCACCGTTCCCGTCATTGATCGGATGGCCGCCGCCATTGCGAATACGAAATAA
- a CDS encoding ketopantoate reductase family protein produces MRTIQSVILIGLGAIGAAYGSRLHKTLGERHTVIANEERIRRYSKTGIDVEGEPFHFHFTKPDAEAAPADLILIAVKNAELQEAIRDMKHHVGPKTILLPLLNGISSEEELAAVYPDNPILYSMCVGIDAIRSGNQVRFSNIGKICFGEKDKTVSDHVKAVMELFDRSEIPYEVPEDIWRTLWWKFMFNVGINQTSAVLRAPYKVFQNVSAAHQWMEAAMYEVVELSKKAGVHLTEEDVHSFRPILAKLAPDGKTSMLQDVDAGRKTEVEYFAGKVCELGKKYGVPTPINDQLLQMIPIIEAINNTELDKTEEKITYLV; encoded by the coding sequence ATGAGAACAATTCAATCGGTAATACTGATCGGACTTGGTGCAATCGGAGCTGCGTATGGCAGCAGACTACATAAAACACTTGGTGAACGGCACACCGTCATTGCCAATGAAGAACGGATCAGACGATATTCCAAAACAGGCATCGATGTCGAAGGAGAACCGTTCCACTTCCATTTTACGAAACCTGATGCAGAAGCGGCTCCTGCCGACCTCATCCTAATTGCAGTGAAAAACGCGGAATTGCAAGAAGCGATCCGCGATATGAAACACCATGTCGGACCCAAAACAATTCTCCTTCCACTGCTGAACGGCATTTCGAGTGAAGAAGAGCTTGCTGCAGTATATCCCGACAACCCGATCCTTTATAGCATGTGCGTCGGAATTGATGCCATCCGCTCGGGAAATCAAGTGCGGTTTTCCAACATCGGGAAGATTTGCTTCGGTGAAAAGGACAAGACGGTATCGGATCATGTGAAAGCGGTCATGGAATTGTTTGACCGTTCCGAAATCCCGTACGAAGTCCCGGAAGATATTTGGAGAACGCTCTGGTGGAAATTCATGTTCAATGTCGGTATCAATCAAACCTCCGCCGTCTTGCGCGCGCCGTATAAAGTGTTCCAAAACGTGTCGGCCGCCCATCAATGGATGGAAGCCGCTATGTATGAAGTGGTGGAGTTGTCCAAAAAAGCGGGAGTCCATTTGACGGAAGAGGATGTCCATTCCTTCCGCCCTATCTTGGCAAAATTGGCGCCGGACGGGAAAACCTCAATGTTGCAAGATGTCGACGCCGGACGGAAGACGGAAGTGGAATACTTCGCCGGAAAAGTATGCGAACTCGGCAAGAAGTACGGCGTGCCGACACCGATCAATGATCAACTGCTCCAGATGATTCCCATCATTGAAGCCATCAATAACACAGAATTGGATAAAACCGAAGAAAAAATCACCTATTTAGTGTAG
- a CDS encoding class I adenylate-forming enzyme family protein gives MLTVGNMIRQNALKFGDKPAVIFQGKTTSYRQLNERANRLANTFRSRGYEKGDKVAVLMKNNAAYVDMIAGLSKIGVVIVPMNYRLVGREIEYILQNSDSRGLIVTAEYESELDSIQTVGEMDTILVVGGTSTEGRLDYETTIQSASDEEPEAEVDEKDTFYIGYTSGTTGKPKGVVISQRSRVLTGMAAAYEYKIDESDVHLVAGPIYHAAPWIFLVMQLIVGGTLVIHETFEAEQVLSDIEKYHITNAFLAPTMYSFITNVKEEVKAKYDLSSIRVLISAGSPLATKSKEDILAFFPGVDLHEFYGSTESAITLNIKPKDIENKERSVGHPFPLVDCLILDENKEPVKPGEIGELYFKGPYLLDEYYRNPEDTQASFYQGYFSVGDMAMQDEEGFYYIVDRKKDMLISGGVNIYPRDIEEVLYTHPDIIEAAVIGVPHPVWGEAVKAIVVLREGAALTEQDVIDFCEGKMAGYKKPKSVSFLPELPRNPSGKILKTSLRDEYWEKEQSKI, from the coding sequence ATGTTGACAGTAGGGAATATGATCAGACAAAACGCATTGAAATTTGGGGATAAACCGGCTGTAATCTTTCAAGGCAAGACAACCTCGTACAGGCAACTGAACGAACGGGCGAATCGGCTGGCGAATACATTTCGGTCACGCGGCTATGAAAAAGGGGATAAAGTGGCTGTATTGATGAAAAACAATGCCGCCTATGTCGACATGATCGCAGGTCTTTCCAAAATTGGGGTTGTCATTGTCCCGATGAATTACCGTTTGGTCGGACGGGAAATTGAATATATTCTTCAAAACTCCGATAGCCGGGGCCTCATTGTGACGGCTGAATATGAAAGTGAACTGGATTCCATCCAAACGGTCGGGGAGATGGACACTATTCTTGTCGTCGGTGGCACGTCCACCGAGGGGCGACTGGATTATGAAACAACGATTCAGTCGGCGTCCGACGAGGAACCGGAAGCGGAAGTGGATGAGAAAGATACATTCTATATCGGCTATACGTCCGGCACGACCGGAAAGCCGAAAGGGGTTGTCATTTCCCAACGGTCCCGGGTTTTGACCGGGATGGCGGCTGCCTATGAATATAAAATCGACGAGTCGGATGTCCATCTCGTCGCGGGTCCGATCTACCATGCCGCCCCATGGATTTTCCTCGTCATGCAGCTCATCGTCGGAGGAACGCTCGTCATCCATGAAACGTTCGAGGCGGAACAAGTCCTTTCGGATATTGAAAAATATCACATAACGAACGCATTCCTGGCCCCAACGATGTACAGTTTCATCACCAACGTCAAGGAGGAAGTGAAGGCGAAATACGACCTGTCTTCCATCCGTGTCCTCATTTCGGCCGGTTCGCCGCTTGCGACGAAATCGAAAGAAGACATTTTGGCATTTTTCCCGGGCGTCGATCTCCATGAATTTTACGGATCCACGGAATCCGCTATCACATTGAATATTAAACCGAAAGACATCGAAAACAAAGAACGCAGTGTCGGGCATCCGTTCCCGTTAGTCGACTGCCTCATCCTCGATGAGAATAAAGAACCGGTGAAGCCTGGAGAAATCGGCGAACTTTATTTTAAAGGGCCGTATTTGCTTGACGAATATTATAGGAATCCGGAAGACACGCAAGCGTCCTTCTACCAAGGGTATTTTTCCGTTGGCGATATGGCGATGCAGGATGAGGAAGGTTTCTATTATATTGTAGACCGGAAGAAGGACATGCTCATCAGCGGCGGGGTCAATATTTATCCGAGGGATATCGAAGAGGTGCTCTATACGCATCCGGATATCATTGAAGCGGCGGTCATCGGAGTCCCCCATCCGGTTTGGGGAGAGGCGGTCAAAGCAATCGTCGTCCTTCGCGAGGGAGCGGCATTGACGGAACAGGACGTCATCGATTTTTGCGAAGGGAAAATGGCGGGCTACAAAAAGCCGAAGTCGGTCAGCTTCCTGCCAGAATTGCCGCGGAATCCATCCGGCAAAATACTGAAAACGAGCTTGCGTGACGAATATTGGGAAAAGGAACAGAGCAAAATCTGA
- a CDS encoding YusW family protein, which translates to MRRKGFFIASLIVILCLLAACQNKNIVTKGPEGEDISDEPNGSLYGFTEFVFSVDTKDKKEAIQAMYKEGRVHTEANYLNKIENIYVRGNKALKKLNEIFPDMSIDPETDDLDIIKQVTEAFEISDFEKASVKVKFKGHDPKDLMFTK; encoded by the coding sequence TTGCGCCGGAAAGGCTTTTTCATCGCTTCGCTCATCGTGATCCTATGCCTGCTTGCTGCTTGTCAGAATAAAAACATCGTGACGAAAGGGCCGGAAGGGGAAGATATTTCGGACGAACCGAACGGCAGTTTGTACGGATTCACCGAGTTCGTCTTCTCTGTGGATACTAAAGATAAGAAGGAGGCCATCCAGGCGATGTATAAGGAAGGCCGTGTTCATACCGAGGCGAATTATTTGAATAAAATTGAAAATATCTATGTACGTGGGAACAAAGCGTTAAAAAAATTGAATGAGATTTTCCCTGACATGTCCATCGATCCGGAAACCGATGACCTGGATATAATCAAACAGGTGACGGAGGCGTTTGAGATATCGGATTTCGAGAAAGCGAGCGTCAAGGTCAAATTCAAAGGCCATGATCCGAAAGATTTGATGTTCACCAAATGA
- a CDS encoding NRDE family protein — protein sequence MCLINFHFQDHPIYRLIVAANRDEFYERPTAPAHFWEDQPQLLAGRDLSQKGTWLGIAKNGRFAALTNYRDVQQQRHDVRSRGEIVTDFLNSDVPSAEFLGSLQEKREQYAGFNVIVGTPEELMYYSNIQNEVTVITPGTHGLSNHFLDTPWPKVVKGKAGVRGLAEQNSAIHPDRLFDVLANAEPFPGEQLPDTGVGGELERVLSSLFIRSEGYGTRSSTVLLVDHENNVTFVERTYRDGEFAGDRTFTFQIE from the coding sequence ATGTGTTTGATCAATTTTCATTTCCAGGACCACCCGATCTATCGGTTGATCGTGGCAGCGAATCGAGATGAGTTTTACGAAAGGCCGACTGCCCCGGCTCATTTTTGGGAAGATCAACCCCAACTGTTGGCAGGCAGGGATTTATCCCAAAAAGGAACATGGCTCGGCATCGCGAAGAACGGGCGTTTCGCTGCTTTGACCAACTACCGGGATGTGCAGCAACAAAGGCATGACGTCCGGTCGCGCGGTGAAATTGTGACAGACTTCCTCAATTCTGACGTGCCGTCCGCGGAATTCCTAGGTTCGTTGCAGGAGAAGCGGGAGCAGTATGCGGGGTTCAACGTGATCGTCGGCACGCCGGAAGAATTGATGTATTACTCGAACATCCAAAATGAAGTTACGGTAATCACCCCGGGGACCCATGGGTTGAGCAACCATTTCCTCGATACGCCGTGGCCTAAAGTCGTAAAGGGGAAGGCGGGGGTCCGAGGGCTGGCTGAACAAAACAGCGCCATCCACCCGGATCGATTGTTCGACGTACTGGCCAACGCCGAGCCGTTCCCGGGCGAACAACTCCCCGATACAGGAGTCGGCGGAGAATTGGAACGGGTCCTCTCTTCCCTTTTCATCCGGTCGGAAGGGTACGGCACCCGCTCCTCCACCGTCCTGCTCGTCGATCATGAAAACAACGTCACCTTCGTGGAACGGACCTATCGCGACGGCGAGTTTGCAGGAGATCGTACATTCACTTTTCAGATTGAGTGA
- the glpK gene encoding glycerol kinase GlpK, which translates to MKKYMMALDQGTTSSRAILFDEKGSVVHTAQREFKQYFPQPGWVEHNADEIWSSILSVIAGVLSEKNISSDQIAGIGITNQRETTVVWDKHTGNPVYHAIVWQSRQTADICEELRKQGHNETFRKKTGLLLDPYFSGTKVKWILDHVEGAREKAQQGDLLFGTIDTWIVWKLSGGNAHVTDYSNASRTLMYNIHELNWDEELLGILGVPKSMLPEVRPSSDVYAQTEARHFFGHAVPIAGIAGDQQAALFGQACFERGMVKNTYGTGCFMLMNTGTKAVESKHGLLTTIAWGLDGKVEYALEGSVFVAGSAIQWLRDGLRMFRKSADSEAYATRVESTEGVYVVPAFVGLGTPYWDSEVRGAAFGLTRGTKKEHFVRATLESLAYQTKDVLDAMEADAGISLKTLRVDGGVVANDFLMQFQADMLDVPVERPVINETTALGAAYLAGLAVGFWRDCSEINTHWNLDRRFEPEMQLAERDRLYAGWKKAIQAAIAFK; encoded by the coding sequence ATGAAAAAATACATGATGGCGCTCGATCAAGGGACGACGAGCTCCCGAGCGATTTTATTCGATGAAAAAGGAAGTGTCGTCCATACGGCGCAACGGGAATTCAAACAATATTTCCCGCAGCCCGGTTGGGTCGAGCATAATGCCGATGAAATATGGAGTTCCATTTTGTCGGTCATCGCGGGCGTGTTGTCGGAGAAGAATATTTCTTCCGATCAGATCGCTGGCATCGGAATCACTAATCAACGGGAAACGACAGTTGTCTGGGACAAGCATACCGGCAATCCGGTTTACCATGCGATTGTTTGGCAATCCCGGCAGACTGCGGACATTTGCGAGGAGTTGCGGAAGCAAGGCCATAATGAGACATTTCGCAAGAAAACCGGACTCCTTCTCGATCCCTATTTCTCGGGGACGAAAGTGAAGTGGATTTTGGATCATGTGGAAGGGGCGAGGGAAAAGGCGCAGCAAGGGGATCTGCTCTTTGGTACGATCGATACATGGATCGTCTGGAAGCTGTCCGGAGGGAATGCCCATGTGACCGATTACTCGAACGCCTCCCGGACGCTGATGTACAATATCCATGAACTGAACTGGGACGAAGAGCTACTCGGCATCTTGGGGGTTCCGAAGTCGATGCTGCCCGAAGTTCGTCCATCCTCTGATGTCTATGCGCAAACCGAGGCGCGGCATTTCTTCGGGCATGCCGTCCCGATTGCGGGCATTGCGGGAGATCAGCAAGCAGCCTTATTCGGGCAAGCTTGTTTCGAACGCGGCATGGTGAAGAATACGTACGGAACCGGATGTTTCATGTTGATGAATACGGGAACGAAAGCCGTGGAGTCGAAGCACGGTTTATTGACGACCATCGCGTGGGGGCTCGACGGCAAAGTGGAATACGCTTTGGAAGGGAGCGTTTTCGTCGCAGGTTCGGCAATCCAATGGCTGCGCGACGGATTGCGCATGTTCCGTAAATCTGCGGATAGCGAAGCGTATGCAACCCGAGTGGAATCGACGGAAGGTGTCTACGTCGTCCCGGCTTTTGTCGGCTTGGGGACACCGTATTGGGACAGCGAGGTGCGGGGGGCCGCTTTCGGATTGACCCGCGGGACGAAAAAAGAGCATTTCGTCCGGGCGACGTTGGAATCCCTCGCCTACCAGACGAAGGATGTCCTCGATGCAATGGAAGCAGATGCCGGCATTTCCCTGAAGACGCTGCGCGTGGACGGCGGTGTCGTCGCCAACGATTTTCTCATGCAGTTTCAGGCGGATATGTTGGATGTCCCTGTGGAACGGCCTGTCATAAACGAAACAACCGCACTCGGAGCCGCCTACCTGGCCGGCCTGGCAGTCGGCTTTTGGCGCGACTGCTCCGAAATCAATACCCACTGGAACCTCGATCGGCGTTTCGAGCCGGAAATGCAGCTTGCCGAACGCGATCGGTTGTATGCGGGATGGAAAAAAGCGATCCAAGCGGCTATCGCATTTAAATGA
- a CDS encoding CaiB/BaiF CoA transferase family protein — MSLLAGLKILDFSTLLPGPYATMMLADLGADVIRIESATRQDLVRSMPPVDEEGTSATHGHLNRSKKSMTLNLKLDESKEIIHALLQEYDIIIEQFRPGVMERLGLDYEALRKINPRLIYCSLTGFGQTGPYRNRPGHDNNFLALSGVMDYSRRKEGVPPTMGIQIADVAGGSLHSVIGILAAALHREKTGEGQYVDVSMTDTAFSLNAMYGPGYLVGEAEPKPEELMLNGGIFYDYYETADGRFFAVGSLEPQFLKLFCEALEIPDSFEMALSVKVADQQAFKQKVKDVFLSKNYEEWLGIFNEDFEGCVEPVLSFAEATEHPQIQARQMIVEVPKADGTTQRQIASPIKFSTAQPIYSHIGAGLGEHTESILLARGFTAEQIGEWKEKGVFS, encoded by the coding sequence ATGAGTTTGTTGGCGGGATTGAAGATTTTGGATTTTTCTACGTTGTTGCCGGGACCGTATGCGACGATGATGCTGGCCGATCTGGGGGCGGATGTAATCCGTATTGAATCGGCAACGCGGCAAGATTTGGTCCGCAGCATGCCTCCGGTTGACGAGGAGGGTACTTCCGCGACACATGGCCATTTGAATCGGTCGAAGAAGTCGATGACATTGAATTTGAAACTGGATGAGTCGAAGGAAATCATCCATGCTTTGCTGCAAGAGTATGATATTATCATAGAGCAATTCCGTCCGGGTGTGATGGAACGCCTCGGGTTGGATTACGAAGCGTTGCGGAAGATCAATCCCCGATTAATCTATTGTTCGTTGACGGGATTTGGACAGACGGGACCTTATCGCAATCGACCGGGTCATGACAATAATTTCCTCGCCCTTTCCGGTGTCATGGATTATTCGCGAAGGAAAGAAGGAGTGCCCCCGACAATGGGCATTCAAATCGCGGATGTCGCAGGCGGATCGCTCCATTCTGTGATCGGCATTTTGGCAGCCGCCCTGCACCGGGAGAAAACGGGCGAAGGGCAATATGTCGATGTCAGCATGACGGACACTGCGTTTTCATTGAACGCGATGTATGGTCCGGGGTATTTGGTGGGAGAGGCGGAGCCGAAACCGGAAGAATTAATGCTGAATGGCGGTATCTTCTATGATTATTACGAGACGGCGGATGGCCGATTCTTTGCGGTAGGAAGTTTGGAACCCCAATTCTTAAAGCTGTTTTGCGAGGCGCTGGAAATTCCGGATTCATTTGAAATGGCGCTCAGTGTGAAAGTGGCGGACCAGCAAGCGTTTAAGCAAAAGGTCAAAGATGTATTTCTGTCGAAAAATTATGAGGAGTGGCTCGGCATTTTCAATGAAGATTTTGAAGGGTGCGTAGAACCTGTCCTTTCATTCGCGGAAGCGACCGAACATCCACAGATTCAAGCGCGCCAAATGATCGTCGAAGTGCCGAAAGCGGACGGAACGACCCAGCGGCAAATCGCCTCGCCGATCAAATTCTCAACTGCACAGCCCATATACTCCCATATAGGTGCGGGGTTGGGGGAACATACGGAATCGATTTTGCTTGCCCGTGGGTTCACTGCCGAGCAGATCGGGGAATGGAAAGAAAAAGGGGTCTTCAGTTAA
- the phaC gene encoding class III poly(R)-hydroxyalkanoic acid synthase subunit PhaC: protein MIYSNVKEVENWMDAMPEDVRKSYTRFKRMTEVLTKEPEPQVGQTPKEVIWTKNKAKLYRYQPAVKKTNKIPILMVYALINKPYILDLYPGNSLIEHLTNQGHDVYLLDWGTPGYEDRHMKLDDFILDYIPRAVKKVLQTSDAKEITMFGYCMGGTMTAIFTALHPQLPIRNLVLMTSPFDFADAGLYTNFLDKRYFNLDKVVDTLGMVPHDMIDFGNKMLNPIANFYGPYVSLADRADNEGFVNNWMLMQKWLNDGIPFPGEAYRQWIGEFYQENKLIRDELYIRGRKVELSQIKANLLNIAGEFDNIVSPNQSEPINGKVSSKNKEYHVMKTGHVSVVTGRRAINGTYPLIDEWLVKHSQ from the coding sequence ATGATTTATTCCAACGTAAAAGAAGTGGAAAACTGGATGGATGCCATGCCGGAAGATGTACGGAAGAGTTATACGCGTTTTAAACGGATGACGGAGGTTCTGACGAAAGAGCCGGAACCGCAAGTGGGGCAAACGCCGAAAGAGGTCATCTGGACGAAAAACAAAGCGAAGCTCTACCGCTATCAACCGGCTGTCAAAAAGACGAATAAAATACCGATCCTGATGGTGTACGCGCTGATCAACAAGCCGTATATCCTGGACTTGTATCCGGGAAATAGCCTGATCGAACATCTGACAAACCAAGGGCATGATGTATACCTGTTGGACTGGGGGACACCAGGATACGAAGACCGCCATATGAAGTTGGATGATTTCATCTTGGATTATATTCCGAGAGCCGTTAAAAAAGTGCTGCAGACATCCGACGCGAAAGAGATTACAATGTTCGGCTACTGCATGGGCGGCACGATGACGGCAATCTTCACTGCGTTGCATCCGCAGTTACCGATCCGCAATTTGGTGTTGATGACAAGTCCATTCGACTTCGCTGACGCGGGCCTGTATACAAATTTCTTGGATAAACGCTATTTCAATTTGGATAAAGTGGTCGATACGCTTGGAATGGTGCCGCATGATATGATCGATTTTGGAAATAAAATGCTGAATCCGATTGCGAATTTCTACGGTCCGTATGTCAGTTTGGCGGATCGAGCAGATAATGAGGGCTTCGTCAATAACTGGATGCTCATGCAGAAGTGGTTGAATGACGGAATTCCGTTCCCGGGTGAAGCGTACCGCCAATGGATCGGCGAATTTTATCAGGAAAATAAATTGATCCGGGATGAATTGTACATCCGAGGCCGTAAAGTCGAGTTATCCCAGATCAAGGCGAACCTGTTGAACATCGCAGGCGAATTCGACAATATCGTCTCACCGAACCAATCGGAGCCGATCAATGGCAAAGTGTCGAGCAAAAACAAAGAGTACCATGTCATGAAAACGGGTCATGTCTCTGTCGTCACAGGACGCCGTGCAATCAATGGAACGTATCCGTTGATTGATGAATGGCTTGTAAAACATTCACAGTAA
- the fabG gene encoding 3-oxoacyl-[acyl-carrier-protein] reductase produces the protein MTLNALEITQTVETGKPLAGQVAIVTGGSRGIGAAIAKELARNGAIVAINFVSGFEKAESVVKEIEEQGGTSFAFQSDVSKAEEVQEFIKEVKGRFGKIDILVNNAGITRDRTFRKLSQEEWNEVINVNLSSVYHTTSAVINHMLEQKYGRIINISSIIGQAGGFGQTNYSAAKAGMLGFTKSLALETARSGITVNAICPGFIATEMVAAMPENVLDSIVSKVPMQRLGKTEEVAEAVLFLAQADYITGQQINVNGGLYM, from the coding sequence ATGACATTGAACGCATTGGAAATTACACAGACAGTTGAAACTGGGAAGCCGCTAGCAGGCCAAGTCGCCATCGTGACGGGGGGATCACGTGGCATCGGCGCTGCGATTGCGAAGGAGTTGGCCCGCAATGGCGCCATCGTGGCCATCAATTTCGTATCCGGCTTTGAAAAAGCGGAGAGCGTTGTAAAAGAGATTGAGGAACAAGGTGGTACGTCATTTGCCTTCCAATCCGATGTTTCAAAGGCGGAGGAAGTTCAAGAGTTCATCAAAGAAGTAAAAGGCCGTTTTGGCAAAATCGATATTCTGGTTAATAATGCCGGTATTACGCGCGACCGGACATTCCGTAAACTATCCCAAGAAGAGTGGAATGAAGTGATCAACGTCAACCTCAGCAGCGTGTATCATACGACGTCGGCCGTCATCAACCATATGCTGGAACAGAAGTATGGCCGGATTATTAACATCAGTTCCATCATCGGCCAGGCCGGCGGTTTCGGGCAGACGAACTATTCAGCTGCGAAAGCAGGAATGCTCGGTTTCACAAAGTCGCTTGCATTGGAGACGGCACGGAGTGGAATTACGGTCAATGCCATTTGCCCAGGGTTCATCGCAACGGAGATGGTGGCGGCCATGCCGGAAAACGTCCTGGATTCGATCGTATCGAAAGTGCCGATGCAACGTTTAGGGAAAACGGAGGAAGTTGCGGAAGCCGTACTATTCCTTGCTCAAGCCGACTATATCACGGGCCAGCAGATCAATGTGAATGGCGGGCTTTATATGTAA